The following is a genomic window from Thermodesulfobacteriota bacterium.
CCATTTCAATCATACGTATAATAGTTCATTGCCAATGAAACAAGTGAGAGTAATATGTGTCAAGCCTTGACGGGCTGTTGCCCAAATCCTCTGCTAGGGAAAAAAGTTGACACAAAAAAGCTCAGAAGTGCTATAATGGGAGAAAACCTGAAGGAGGATAAAAACCACCAGCCATGATGAGCTACGAAGACCCACCTCAGAGTAAATTATTTTATATGGGAATCAATATAGATAAGAGGATACGTAAGAATCATCCTCTGAGGAAGATAAGAGAGCTCATAGATTTTGAGTTCATATACAATGAGGTAAGGGATAAATACGGATATAACGGGAATGAATCAATACCACCACCAGTGATACTGAAGTTGATGTTGCTTTTGGTACTTTACAACGTGAGGTCTGAAAGAGAACTAATGGATACGTTATCAGAGAGGTTAGACTGGCTATGGTTTTTAGGATTTGATCTGGATACAGAGATACCGAATCACAGTGTATTATCGAAGGCAAGGAGGAGATGGGGAGAAGAGGCATTCAGGAGTTTCTATGAGAGGGTAGTATGGCAGTGTACTGAAACAAGTTCAGCACAAGTAGTGGAGAGTGGGTTAGTGGATGGGAGGAATATATTTGTGGACTCAAGCCTAATACAAGCAGACGCATCTAATAACTCTGTAGTGGACAGGCAATCGCTTAAGAGGTACTTAAATGAGAGTTATAAGGAATTGGAGAAGAGGTTGGAAGAGGAAGCATCGGAGGAAGAAGTGGACAAGGGAGAAGACGATGGTAGTAGTGGAGGAGTGAACAAGCGATATATATCCACAACAGATCCTGATGCATCGATAATGAGGAGTGGAGGGAAAGCGAAGCTAAGGTATCAAACACACAGAGCAGTGGATGGGGCGTATGAAGTAATAACAGCGACTGAGGTAACACCAGGGGAAGTTAACGAAGCACACTTGATGGTTGAATTGATAGAGTCACATCATAGAAACACGGAGATAGGAGCAAAGACAGTAGTAGCGGATAGCAAGTATGGAACAATAGAGAACTACTTAGTATGTTGGGACAGAGGTATAAGGGCACATATTGCTGATTTGAAGGAGGCACAAGGAAAGGGTGGATTGAGAGGAGGAATATTTTCAGATGATATGTTTGTTTATGATTCAGAGACAGATACTTATACGTGTCCAGAGGGAAAGAAACTGAAGCCCAAGTCAGTGCATATGAATAGACAGAGTATGGATTATGCAGCCTCAAGGAGAGATTGTAGAGTATGCAAATTAAGATCACAGTGTACGAGGAACAAATCAGGGAGAACAGTGAAGAGGCATCTGAGGCAAGAGGAAATTAATTATATGAGAGCGATATCTAAGACCACGTTATCAAAACTAGATATAAAGACAAGGCAGCATTTGATGGAGAGGTCATTTGCAAGGTCAAAGAGATATGGATTTGGAAGAGCTAGGTGGAGGGGGTTATGGAGAGTGAGGATTCAGGAGTACCTTACTGCAGCAATTCAGAATATACAGATACTGATGAAATTTGGAATTGATCCAAGAACGGCAGTATCTAAATTAAAAGAGAGTATGCATGAGAAATTATTACGTTTGATTGCAAATAGAGAGAGATTTTTATGGGAATTTATCTTTAAGTTAAAAGCCGCAGTTAAAGTTGATTTCGTGTTTTCAGACTAACGATCTATCGAAAATAACATTCATTTGAGCAACAGCCCGTTGAGACACGACCCCTAGTTTATTCGTCCCCTTTAATTAAGCGATGATTGGAAAAAGTATCGTGAGTTGCTCATCGGGTATAAGCATTTAACACGTTTTAAAGGATAAATATTGTGAAGTTTCATTATCTTCAATTCTTTCCTTCGTTTAAGCCCTCATCCTTTTATGGTTTCAGGGCCAATACCGAACAGGGAGATTCTTGAATCACTCTCTCAGCAATACTTCCAAGAAAAAATCTCAAGATACCTTTACGTCCATGTGTTGCTATTGCAATTAAATCGATATCTTCTTCTCTAGCAAAATCTATTATTCCTTTCCAGGCATTAGGGGCTACCGTTACCTTAGGTTTTATCACCAAATCTTGAGAAGGGAGGCCAATTGCAATCTCTTGAATTTTCTGCACATAGGGAGCCACAAATGCATTCAGAATTTTCTCAGAAAACCTTTGATAATTATTAAGTTCAAAAACGTAAAGAAGATAAATTTTTGCTTTAAGTAGCCGCGCAAGGTCAATCGCATATTCTGTAACTTTAGTACTCTTTGAATGCAAATCGATTGGGATCAGTATTTTCTTTATACCTATTTTCCTCTTACTGTATTTAGTAATTATTATAGGAACCTGCGACGCCCGTAGTACTTTAATCGTATTACTTCCTAGAGGGTCTTTTTCAACAGATTCATATCCTCTCTTCCCCATTACTATCAAATCTGCCTTTTCTTTTTTCGAAACATCCAGAATCTTTTCGTAAGGGACTCCCTTTTCTACTATTGTTTTGAATTTTATACCTTTCCTTCTAAGTTTCTCCTTGATACCTTCGAGTCTCTTATATGCCGAATGTTCAGCCTTTCTAAACCAACCCAAGATTTCTGTCGGATATTCAGGCAACATATGTTCAAGATAGGGAATAACATTGAGTCCAAAGACTTGTCCGTGTAATTGTATAGCAAGAAACTCTGCATATTTAAGAGCAATGTTAGATTCTTTAAGCCCATCAGATGCCCACAGTATTTTTCCTATTTTATTCATCACAACCATTCCTCCCAAAATTTCATAAAATTTTTTGGATGCTTTATCATAACATAGTTGCTAAACCTATACCAAGGTTGAGATCTTAGGGATTCTCCATCGTAAAGCCATTTCAATAAATAAATTCTAGATGAAAAAAAACAATGGAGTCAAGTCTACAAATGGCAATTGTTCAAAAGAACAACGGGTTAAGTCTTTTGTTGATAAATTTTAATGGATTCCCAGTATTAACGAACGGGTCTGCAATTGATAATTGTTTTCTTATTTTTGCTCTTCCCCAACCTATTTTTTGAATCATCATTGATACTCTACTCATCAAGAAATTCCCCTTTTAAGGTCTCTTCCTTTTTTTCAATATGAATCAGAAGATAAGTGGCGGACTAAATCCTCCGCTAGTGTCTGTTCGCGGCTGGGCTGTCCTCAGTCCTGAGTAGTGAGTCCTGAGTTTGTCGAAGGGTCGAACTATCGAAGGATCGAAGGGAAGCCGCTCCTATTATATAGTCCCCTCTGCCTCCCCTATGTCTCCGGTCTATACACCCTTTAGCAAAGGGGAGAAGCAAATCACAGGGAGAAGGGTCGGGCTTTATTTGTTTGGTTATTTTGATTTTCAAGAAAGGTCTTTTTCTTCGAGAGCCTTTTTTATAGTTAAAAGTTCAATTACTCTGCTTCTATCAACAAGTT
Proteins encoded in this region:
- a CDS encoding IS1182 family transposase; protein product: MMSYEDPPQSKLFYMGINIDKRIRKNHPLRKIRELIDFEFIYNEVRDKYGYNGNESIPPPVILKLMLLLVLYNVRSERELMDTLSERLDWLWFLGFDLDTEIPNHSVLSKARRRWGEEAFRSFYERVVWQCTETSSAQVVESGLVDGRNIFVDSSLIQADASNNSVVDRQSLKRYLNESYKELEKRLEEEASEEEVDKGEDDGSSGGVNKRYISTTDPDASIMRSGGKAKLRYQTHRAVDGAYEVITATEVTPGEVNEAHLMVELIESHHRNTEIGAKTVVADSKYGTIENYLVCWDRGIRAHIADLKEAQGKGGLRGGIFSDDMFVYDSETDTYTCPEGKKLKPKSVHMNRQSMDYAASRRDCRVCKLRSQCTRNKSGRTVKRHLRQEEINYMRAISKTTLSKLDIKTRQHLMERSFARSKRYGFGRARWRGLWRVRIQEYLTAAIQNIQILMKFGIDPRTAVSKLKESMHEKLLRLIANRERFLWEFIFKLKAAVKVDFVFSD
- a CDS encoding universal stress protein codes for the protein MNKIGKILWASDGLKESNIALKYAEFLAIQLHGQVFGLNVIPYLEHMLPEYPTEILGWFRKAEHSAYKRLEGIKEKLRRKGIKFKTIVEKGVPYEKILDVSKKEKADLIVMGKRGYESVEKDPLGSNTIKVLRASQVPIIITKYSKRKIGIKKILIPIDLHSKSTKVTEYAIDLARLLKAKIYLLYVFELNNYQRFSEKILNAFVAPYVQKIQEIAIGLPSQDLVIKPKVTVAPNAWKGIIDFAREEDIDLIAIATHGRKGILRFFLGSIAERVIQESPCSVLALKP